One genomic segment of Candidatus Afararchaeum irisae includes these proteins:
- a CDS encoding alpha-1 4-glucan-protein synthase — translation MTQSDICVIAPTVRNPDFIREYIENARVNDFDTDRLHVVLVTEDFCEKDEMREMLESLGVSGEVFGGTERDDWYEESGIGEYSDLVPAASHAETSFGLLYLWANPQYEYGVFLDDDTRPHDDFDFFGTHLDHLDSRKTVEHVSSDEQWVNVLYQNVDEHGLYPRGYPYSAMDEAVQTENRQTNEIVASQGLWTDIPDLDAVRILMDGDLRGQAQTRTSAEDFNGNFAAEEGNYLTVCSMNLAFRREIVPAFYQFPMDDNDWEIGRFDDIWSGLTLKKAADMLDKTVLTGYPLCVHEKAERSTFSDLNNEVPALELNEHFWKALDDAPDSADNYFEAYEEMIAAVEAYDFSEYNNSGFIEFTVEKMSRWLEALSALDAPSEGDQTA, via the coding sequence ATGACCCAATCTGATATCTGTGTCATCGCCCCGACAGTAAGGAACCCGGATTTCATCCGCGAGTATATAGAGAATGCCCGAGTTAACGACTTCGATACCGACCGACTCCACGTAGTTTTGGTTACCGAGGACTTCTGTGAGAAGGACGAAATGCGCGAGATGCTGGAGTCACTCGGTGTCTCAGGTGAGGTCTTCGGCGGAACCGAACGTGACGACTGGTACGAGGAGTCAGGTATCGGTGAGTACTCGGATCTCGTGCCCGCCGCATCTCATGCCGAAACAAGCTTCGGTCTCTTGTATCTCTGGGCAAACCCCCAGTACGAGTACGGTGTCTTCCTCGACGACGACACTCGTCCACACGATGACTTTGACTTCTTCGGAACCCACCTAGACCACCTCGACTCGCGTAAGACAGTCGAACACGTCTCGTCCGACGAGCAGTGGGTCAACGTCCTGTACCAGAATGTCGACGAACACGGTCTCTATCCCCGCGGCTATCCTTACTCTGCGATGGACGAGGCAGTACAGACGGAAAACCGACAGACAAACGAGATAGTTGCGTCCCAAGGTCTCTGGACCGACATACCCGACCTTGATGCCGTCCGAATACTGATGGATGGAGACCTTCGTGGACAGGCACAGACACGGACGAGTGCCGAAGACTTCAACGGTAACTTCGCCGCCGAGGAAGGGAACTACCTGACAGTATGCTCGATGAACCTCGCGTTCCGAAGAGAGATAGTACCTGCTTTCTACCAGTTCCCAATGGACGACAACGACTGGGAGATAGGACGGTTCGACGACATCTGGTCGGGTCTAACACTCAAGAAGGCAGCGGATATGCTCGACAAGACAGTTCTGACGGGCTATCCTCTCTGTGTCCATGAGAAAGCCGAGAGGAGTACCTTCAGCGACCTCAACAACGAGGTTCCGGCTCTCGAACTCAACGAACATTTCTGGAAAGCTCTCGACGATGCGCCCGACTCAGCAGACAACTACTTCGAGGCGTATGAGGAGATGATCGCCGCCGTCGAGGCATACGACTTCTCGGAGTACAACAACAGCGGATTCATCGAGTTTACCGTCGAGAAGATGTCACGGTGGCTTGAGGCACTTTCCGCACTCGACGCGCCTAGTGAGGGGGATCAGACGGCGTGA